The proteins below are encoded in one region of Scomber japonicus isolate fScoJap1 chromosome 2, fScoJap1.pri, whole genome shotgun sequence:
- the lbx1b gene encoding transcription factor LBX1b, with protein sequence MMTSKEVAKCGAVENRRRSPLDHLPPPANSNKPLTPFSIEDILNKPSVKRSYTICGTAHLISSSEKHRPSSIPLSSRALLTQTSPLCALEELASKTFKGLEVSVLQAAEGRDGMTLFGQRSTPKKRRKSRTAFTNHQIYELEKRFLYQKYLSPADRDQIAQQLGLTNAQVITWFQNRRAKLKRDLEEMKADVESAKAVGQVPLDKLAKLADLEKCANGTLGHPRGESPTRGGLQEHELAQKLRTSPLSPFSDHTTSKECSEDEDVEIDVDD encoded by the exons ATGATGACATCCAAAGAAGTGGCCAAATGTGGTGCAGTGGAAAACAGGAGGCGAAGTCCGCTGGACCACTTGCCGCCTCCTGCCAACTCCAACAAGCCGCTGACCCCCTTCAGCATCGAGGACATCCTCAACAAACCGTCGGTGAAACGAAGTTACACCATTTGTGGCACAGCTCATCTCATTTCATCCTCAGAGAAGCACCGTCCGTCCAGCATCCCTCTGTCCAGCCGGGCTCTGCTCACCcaaacctccccgctctgcgcGCTGGAGGAGCTGGCCAGCAAGACCTTCAAGGGGCTGGAAGTCAGCGTTTTACAAGCTGCGGAAG GCCGGGACGGGATGACTCTGTTCGGCCAGAGAAGCACCCCGAAGAAGCGTCGGAAGTCCCGGACGGCGTTCACAAACCACCAAATCTACGAGCTGGAGAAGCGCTTCCTGTACCAGAAGTACCTGTCCCCCGCTGACCGGGACCAGATAGCTCAGCAGCTGGGCCTGACGAACGCGCAAGTCATCACGTGGTTTCAGAACCGGAGGGCCAAGCTAAAACGGGacctggaggagatgaaggccGACGTAGAGTCGGCCAAAGCCGTCGGCCAGGTCCCCTTGGATAAGCTCGCCAAGCTGGCGGACCTGGAGAAATGCGCCAACGGCACGCTGGGCCACCCTCGAGGCGAGTCCCCCACGCGGGGCGGCCTGCAGGAGCACGAGCTCGCTCAAAAACTGCGGACGTCGCCGCTGTCTCCGTTCTCAGACCACACAACTAGTAAAGAGTGCTCAGAGGACGAGGACGTGGAGATTGATGTAGATGACTGA
- the cenpk gene encoding centromere protein K, translated as MAEVRADEHAAAELSEAAQTELLNLCEEQFAQLEKLQNDILLSEPGFGENPQEQSVNRLIATEAELKQWLTVEPKLLTANSEVLLQAGKKEILKLCSELEMVVSCYEAKRAKLRETKEIEQKWQEEKKQALVAASDHVKRLQMEKEKISEQTILQDTKVKIQKMKVYQEKLMECLADILENHVPLPQSDLGANKKKKSATQEMNEDLISLNEILELLMNKALETPHDPYVTIDSTFWPPYIEMLLRYCIAVRHQEDNFKIRLEAFC; from the exons ATG GCTGAGGTGAGGGCAGATGAGCATGCAGCAGCAGAACTGTCAGAGGCTGCTCAGACTGAGCTGCTCAACCTGTGTGAGGAGCAGTTTGCTCAGCTGGAGAAG CTTCAGAATGACATTTTACTGAGTGAACCAGGCTTCGGTGAGAATCCACAAGAGCAG TCAGTAAACAGGCTGATAGCAACAGAAGCTGAACTGAAGCAGTGGCTGACAGTGGAGCCTAAAT TGCTGACAGCAAATTCTGAAGTGTTACTTCAAGCTGGAAAAAAGGag ATACTCAAGCTGTGCTCTGAACTTGAGATGGTTGTTTCTTGCTATGAAGCCAAGAGAGCCAAACTGAGAGAAACTAAAGAAAT TGAACAGAAGtggcaggaggagaagaaacagGCATTGGTGGCTGCCAGTGACCACGTTAAACGACTTCAAatggaaaaggagaaaatatcAGAGCAAAC TATATTACAGGACACCAAGGTGAAAATCCAGAAAATGAAGGTCTACCAGGAAAAGCTGATGGAGTGTCTGGCAGATATACTGGAGAATCACGTTCCTCTTCCTCAGAGTGATCTCGGTgcaaacaagaagaagaag agCGCTACACAGGAGATGAATGAAGACTTAATTTCATTGAATGAAATTCTGGAG CTGCTCATGAACAAGGCCCTGGAAACACCACATGACCCCTACGTGACAATAGACTCCACCTTTTGGCCACCGTACATAGAGATGCTGCTCCGCTACTGTATTGCAGTGAGGCACCAAGAGGATAACTTCAAGATCCGCCTGGAAGCCTTTTGCTGA
- the LOC128375231 gene encoding stromal membrane-associated protein 1-like gives MTTRSEREKAQKLNEQHQAILSKMLREEDNKYCADCEAKGPRWASWNLGVFICIRCAGIHRNLGVHISRVKSVNLDQWTSDQIQSIQDMGNTNARQLYEANLPENFRRPQTDQAVEFFIRDKYEKKKYYSKNVTNGSSPKDSKKEREPDRGSKVSSYTKSEESKPVPKISPAKTSEPSVNLLGLDAPAAASTNNGSTSTSQNNNDLDIFGPMVSNPLPASTSAAQFSQVSSSNVASTPTQAPAAGAGASSGSGQGDLDLFSDSSSTTKTEDSAKKPLSKDSILSLYGTNSMSQQAPAAGMFMGPSQMQFPVQAPASYQAFPGMGTAMPPTTVMGAMMAQSGAAMMGPNPGMMVGMTMPNGFMGNAPAAGVMGMAPRMMGPQGGAMPAGMVPAQGMYAIQPGQQAQWNMGQVNQQMSGLALNGAGGQMAFGQPPSAMGGWAASGSGQTLSTQLWK, from the exons ATGACGACCCGCTCGGAGAGAGAGAAGGCCCAGAAACTCAACGAGCAGCACCAGGCCATCCTGTCCAAAATGCTCAGGGAGGAAGACAACAAGTACTGCGCCGACTGCGAGGCGAAAG gCCCAAGATGGGCATCCTGGAATCTGGGAGTTTTTATCTGCATCCGGTGTGCTGGCATCCACAGGAACCTGGGTGTACACATATCCAGGGTCAAATCAGTCAACCTGGACCAATGGACCTCAGATCAAATCCAG aGTATACAGGACATGGGTAACACCAATGCCAGGCAGCTTTATGAGGCCAACCTTCCAGAAAACTTCAGAAGACCTCAAACAGACCA AGCAGTGGAATTCTTCATCAGGGATAAatatgagaagaagaaatactACAGCAAGAATGTGACCAATGGAAGTAGT cCAAAAGATagtaagaaagagagggagcCAGACAGAGGGAGCAAGGTGTCATCCTACACCAAG AGTGAAGAGTCGAAGCCAGTACCCAAAATCAGCCCAGCTAAGACTTCAGAACCCTCTGTGAACCTACTAGGCCTTG ACGCACCGGCAGCTGCATCAACTAACAATGGTAGCACGAGCACAAGCCAGAACAACAATGACCTGGACATATTCGGCCCCATGGTATCCAACCCCCTCCCCGCGTCCACATCAGCAGCTCAGTTTTCTCAG gtGAGCTCCAGTAATGTGGCCAGCACCCCAACACAAGctccagcagcaggagcaggagccaGCTCAGGGTCAGGACAGGGAGACCTCGACTTGTTCAGTGACAGCAGTAGCACCACTAAGACAGAGGACAGTGCTAAGAAGCCGCTGTCCAAGGACTCCATCCTGTCCCTGTATGGAACTAACAGCATGTCCCAGCAGGCTCCTGCTG CTGGCATGTTCATGGGCCCCTCTCAGATGCAGTTTCCTGTCCAGGCCCCTGCTAGTTACCAGGCTTTCCCTGGCATGGGCACGGCCATGCCGCCTACAACTGTCATGGGTGCCATGATGGCTCAGAGCGGGGCGGCCATGATGGGGCCCAATCCGGGTATGATGGTTGGGATGACAATGCCTAACGGCTTCATGGGGAATGCGCCCGCTGCCGGTGTAATGGGCATGGCCCCCAGAATGATGGGACCACAGGGCGGTGCAATGCCTGCTGGCATGGTGCCGGCTCAGGGCATGTATGCCATCCAGCCCGGGCAGCAAGCTCAGTGGAACATGGGTCAG GTGAACCAGCAGATGTCAGGGTTGGCTCTGAACGGTGCAGGTGGTCAGATGGCCTTCGGTCAGCCTCCCTCAGCTATGGGTGGTTGGGCTGCCTCTGGATCTGGCCAGACTCTGAGCACACAGCTATGGAAGTGA